The Strix aluco isolate bStrAlu1 chromosome 23, bStrAlu1.hap1, whole genome shotgun sequence DNA window TGTAGGTGTTGCAGCATTAACTGCAGGGTTcagggtttttgcttttttaattttttttttctcctttccaaatTTAATCAGAGCAAATAAACCAGTGCTTGTAAAGCACTCCCCgccccctcccaaaaaaaaaacccccgaGAGCGCCTAACCCCAGAAATGAGGCGCATAAATTACAATTACAGCCGCCCCGAGGCGACGCGGGTGCAGCACCTTTTGGTGGAGGGATTATTTTTCTcggctggcggcggggcgggacaGGAGGGAGCGATGCCGGCCTGGCTGGAACTGCTGGAACCCCTCGGGGAGCCGCGGGGCTGCAGGTGCAGCGAGCGGCGGCGTTCCGGGGCGCGATTTCCCTTCGAGAAGGCAGCTCTTGCCTCGGTAGCTGCATCTCTCCGTGGGCTGTTTAAAGTGTTTGTATTCCTTTTAGTGTATTATTTATAAATCTattcatttttttgccttttgtttttagGGTTATGCGTCCTTCCAGACAGAGCTGCTTAGTTCTGAAGCTCCCAGCGCCGCCAGACCGGCGGGCTTCGACTGCCACCTACCCCAGAGCCGCCGCAAAGCCCCGCTCCTCCCTCTTCACTGATCTCCTCTGCTGAACCCGGCCTTCTCCATCCGCTCCTCGCAGCGTGGCTTTACCCTCGCTGGCTTTTTCCTTTGCCAGACCTGCTGCAAGGCTTTCCCCGGCTTCCGCTGGAGATTGGCAGGCAAGTCGTTGGGTTTTACCTCTGGCTGCTCTGTTTTCCCCAAACGCTGAGGTTTAACCACATTTTTAAATGAGCTCGCTTAAATCAGACCCTGCACATGCTCCCCTTTACCGTGGTTGTGTCATATAAAGACGCTATATTTTCCTAAACAGCTGTAATATTCCTTCAAAAATGTTACGTGTTCGGACATTGTGTAGTTTTTGCGGGGTTTTGGggtaggatttttattttttggggtgatttgataAAGAGAGTGATGCTTCTTTGTGGCAGAAGTGGGGGTTAATACTCCACAGGCACTGAAGTGAGGTTGGTTCTCATTGTTTGATACTTCCTGACAGGTTATTAACAAATACAGGAGAAAACGGCCAGACGTGCTCTCGTGTATCACACACACCAGAAGCCAAGGGCCGAGGAAACTGTGGACACTCGACCTTTTCCTTGGACGCTGCCTCCCTGCGTGCTTGCACTGATGTGGGCAAAAAACATCACTCATACCTATTTTTAACAGCCTGCAGTTTGGCCTGAAAATGGGGATTTTGGGGTGAAGATGAGGACCCCTTCCTACCCCATCACAGCTTTGTGCCTGTCATTGCACCGCATCAAATTCAGCGTGATCCCAAAGCAGCATCCGCAGCCTTGGGCTGAGGGCAGAGCTTTGGcccttggttgtttttttttttttcacagaatcacagactggtttgggttggaagggaccttaaagttcactcagttccacccccctcccccatgcagggccaccttccactagcccaggttgcccaaagccccgtccaacctggccttgaacccttccagggagggggcagccacagcttctctgggcaacctgtgccagggcctcacccccctcacaggggagaatttcttcctcagatctcatctaaatctcccctctgtcagtttaaaactgtcacccctcatcctatccctacaccccctgatcaagagtccctcccccctttcctgtagcccctttcagccctgggaggccgctctaaggtctccccggagccttctcttctccagctgaacccccccaactctctcagcctgtcctcacaggggggtgctccagcccccccccgagcatcttcgtggcctcctctggccccgctcgagcaggtccgtgtccttctgctgttggtgcccccagagctggacccagccctgcaggggggtctccccagagcggagcagagggggagaatccccccctcgtcctgctgcccacactgctctgggtgcagcccagcacacgggtggctttctgggctgccagcgcacgttgctggctcacaggcagttttccacccaccaacccccccaggtccttctcctgggggctgctctccatcccctcctcgcccagcctgtgtttgtgccggggattgccccgacccatgggcaggaccttgcccttggccttgttgaactccgtgaggtttgcacagtcccccctctccagcctgtccaggtccctctggatggatccttccctccagcgtgtccccgccccacacagctcggtgtcggtggggaacttgctgagggtgcctcgatccccctgtccatgtccccaacaaaggtgttaaacagcgccggtcccaaccccgacccctgaggacgcccCTCGTCACCGCTCTACACTGGGACATCaaaccattgaccacaactctttgagtgagaccatccagccaattccttacccccCCCCCGTGGTGCGTccgtcaaatccacgtctctccagtTCAGAGACAAGGacgttgtgtgggacagtgtcaaatgctgcCCAAGTCCAGGctgatgacgtcagttgctcttcccttgtcccccaGTGCTGTAACCCCGGCGTAGAAGGGCCACCAGATTCATCAGGCACattttgccctttgtgaagccacgttggctgtcaccactctcctccttattttccctgggccccagcagagtttccaggaggatccactccatgatctttccaggcacagaggtgagactgactggcctgtaaaCCCCTGGgtctgtcttttttcccctttttaaaaatgggggttatgtttccccttttccagtcaggggGAACTACTTTCCCAGGGTGCAAAAATCCTTATTTTAACCTAAATCTCTATTTTAGCGCCAGAAGGCTCGTGCCTGAGCTGGAGTGGTTTTCACCCAGAGTCACCCACTTTCTCCCCACGCTGAGGCCGTGCTGGTTTTTGTAGTCTGAGCTTTTAGGCCAAGCCTCCTGCCTTTCTTGCTGCCTGGGCTCTGTCACGATTTCACCCCTCCCTTGTACTTTTTGGGGTTAGAAAagctttcctttcccttcccttccccaagcCCGGGAAAAATCATCTATTTCCCCTAACGCCTTTTTAAATATCATAAAGAAGCAAAACACCTTTACTACCAGCCCCAAAGTTTTGTGCCAGGTCTGGATCACAGATATTTTTCCAGCTGCTGAGTTTTGACTTCAGCGATTCCCCTCGTCCCTCCTTTATTAACGCGGAGGGACGTGAAatggggggaggaaagggaaataaagaggagaaGCCGGCGTGGTCACGGTGTCGCCGGTGTGGTGACGGTGACGTTAACCGGTGGCTCGTCGGTGGGGTCCGGCGGTGCTGAGAGCGGTTCTGCGAGGGGGGGGGAGAGTCTGCGGGTGGGTGCTGGGTCACCAGGGTGGTGGCTCAGCCCCACGGGCGCCGTTACCTGCCGCTGGGCCGGGGGCAGCCGCGTCTCTCggtgctgctccctcctccccgctcccGGTTGTTTCGGTGTCCTCGGGCGTGCCGATGGGCTCCTGGGCGCCGGGGCCAGCCCTGGAAAGGGGGGGacagggggtgtgtgtggggggacgcaccggtgctggggggggggaaggtttgGGCACTCACACGCGGAAGAGCAGGTCGTGCAGCCCtggggacagatggacagacatgAGGTGTGGGGGGCTGGGGTGCTGCCGTGGCCACCCCCCGACCCCGGCACTCACGTGGGAGGGTGTCACGGTGGCGGGCGATGCAGCGCATGGCCAGGAGAGACGCCACGGTGGCCACCAGCATCCCCACCACCGCTGCCCCTGTCACCGCTGGGTAGGCCTCGAAGGGAGGCTCGGCTGGAAAAGAGTGGCTGCTGTCAGCCCCCTCCGCTCCTCCCCCGGGGGGTAATTAGGGTAATGAGGCACCCACGGGCGAGGAGGGGGCACGGCAGGCAGCGGGGGTCCCCAACCGAAGCCTGGCAGAGcccagaaaagcagcaggaagtGGGAGCCTGTGCTTGTTCACTCTGGAACCTACTGACAGCAGCTCACACTCGGCTCCTCAGCTCCACCAGGGTGCAAACGTCGCCCTCCTCCACTCCAACCCTGCTCTGCCCCCACGGAGCGGCGTCCCCCTGCCCACGTCACCTGGCGTCTGCACCTCGGAGGGGTGCCCGGCCGTCCGGTGGTTGACAGCCAGCACACGGAAAGCGTAGATTACAGCCGGGTCCAGCCCCCCCAAGCGCCGGTCGCGCGAGTGGGGCTCGATGTCGCCGGCGGCCGTTTCCCAGGGGCCGGGCGCCCGCCGGGAAGGTTTCTTGGCTTGGCGCCGCTGCACCACGAAGCCGGTGAGGTTGCCGGTGCCCTGCGTCCGCCATTCCAGCCGCACCTCGGTGCGCGCCCGCGTGTACCGCAGCTTGCTGATGGTGACGTTAGGGGGGGCTGGGTACCCTACGGCAAGATGGTGGCAGGCAAGAGGGTGTTGACCCCCTTTTTTTAGGGTCCCATCTTCTCCCACGCCCCTCCCGGGACTCACGGTCCACGCGGAGGCGGACGGGGAGGCTGGCGGTGCCCACGGCGTTGGCCGCGGCGCAGCGGTAGATCCCGCCGTCCCGCGGCCACTCGGCGTCGCGGATGCTGAGGTTGACCCACTCTTCTCCCCGTTCCAACCGGTATTTGGCCAACCCCGGCGTCACCTCCCGATCCTCGGGGTCGTACCAAACCACGGTAGCGCCGAGAtaggccccgccgccgcgccgccggcacGCCAACCGCGCCTCGCCGCCCTCCAGCACCGCCACCTCGCTCCTCTCCGCCTCCAGCTCGGGGACCTCTGCACGCAGGGCgcgacggggcgggggggaaaaaCGGGGAGCAGGCGGGGGGGAACGGTGCCGGCGTGACCCCCCCGCGGCGACGAGGAAGGAGAGGGGGGGACGGATCCGGCTTACCCAACCGCAGGCGGCACTCGGCGCCGGCGGCCTGTAGCGGGTGGTCGGCGGCGCAGATGAAATCCCGGCCCCCCAGAGTGCCGTTGGCGCTCAGCACCAAGATGGCGGCGAAGGGTGCGGGGTCACCCAAGGCCCGGCCCCCGCCGTCCCGCCAGCGCAGGGTCACCGGCGGCGTCCCCCCCTCCCACCGGCACCGCAGCATCACGAACTCGTCACCTTTGGTGGCCGCTGCCGCGCAGGAGGGGCCACCGGCCGGGACCCCTGCGGGAGGGAGAGGCGTCAGGGCGGGGTGCACGGTGCTGTGCTTGAAGCAGCCCCCCCAAAAATAGGGGAGACACCCCCCTGTCCCCACTTTGcgctctggctgtgccggggggATCCCCGTTTTGGAGCAAGCTGGGGGTCCCAGCATCGCCTTGGGGTGCGGGGATCTCCATGGCGCCACTGTGCCAAAGGGGGGTcaggaagggatttttttgttgggttttttgggggggggacacacactgcACGCGCCCCCCATCGGCACTCACACAGGGTGGTCCCACACGCGGCCCCCTGCGGCAgcgcggggtgggaggccaggcAGGAGAAGGAGCTGCCGTTCCTGGTGGCCGCCCCTGGCTGGATGCTGGTAGCCACGGAAAAACTGGTCCCCATcaccccctcttcctcctcctcctcctcctcctcatcctggGGGCCCACCCAGCGCAGCCGTACCGGGGGGAAACCCCCCGGCCAACGGCACCGCAGGGCCACGTCCCGCAGGTCACCGGTGGCCACGGCAGAGCAGCTGGGGCTCCCGGCCGGTGGATCTGCAGGAGAccggggcaggctgggggggatCCCCACCCCGCTCTTACCCCCCCCTCGCACCCCTGTTCTCACCGCCGAGCCGCGTTGGTCCATCTGAGACGGGGAGGGGGGACCCACCGGGCtacctcccgccgccccgcggctACTTACAGTAGACGGTGAGGACGATGGTGGCCTGGGTGCGGGTTTGGAGGTGGGTGTTCTCGGCCAGGCAGGTGTAGGTGCCCGCCTGGGCACGGGCGATGGCGGCCAGGACGTAGGTGGGGCCGGTGTGGACCTGGGAACCGTTGTGGAGCCAGACGTAGCGGCTGGGGGGGTTGGAGGGAGCCAGGCAGGTCAGCACCACGTCCTCCCTCTCGCCCGCCGAGAAGCCCCCGGCTTCGGGGGAGAAGGGCTCCACGCTGATGGCCGGCTGGTCGGGGCCGTCTGGGGGCACACGGGGACTTTTAGGCAACCAGGGTGTCCCCACGGAGGGGACGCGGCCCTCCCCGGGGCGACCTGCTGCTGTGGAGCCTCCTTAGAAAGGGTGCGCCGGGGTGGTTGTGAACGCCCCGTGGTGCTTGGTGGCCATGGAGGCACCGTGGTGGCCATGGATGTGGCGTGGTGCTTGGTGGCCATGGAGGCACCGTGGTGGCCATGGATGTGGCGTGGTGCTTGGTGGCCATGGAAGCACCGTGGTGGCACGACTGTGGTGGCCATGGATGTGCCATGGTGCTTGGTGGCCCTGGAGGCACTGTGGTGACCATGGATGTGCCATGGTGCTTGGTGGCCATGAAGGCACCGTGGTGGCATAGTCCTTGGTGGCCGTGGATGTGCCAGGGTAGCACGGTGCATGGTGGCCATGGAGGCACCATGGTGGCACAGCCGTGGTGGCTGTGGACGTGCCATGGTGCTTGGTGGCCATGGAGGCACCGTGGTGGCCATGGATGTGCCATGCTGCTTGGTGGCCATGGATATGGCATCATGCTTGGTGGCCATGGAGGCACTGTGGTGGCACAGCCCATGGTGGCTGTGGCGGTGACATGGTGGCTGGTGACCACGGACACACCACAGCGGGTGCTTGGTGGCCATGGATGTGCCACGGTGCATGGTGGCCATGGACAGGCCATGCTGGCCATGGCAGTACAATGTTGGCAAGGTGCTTGGTGGCCATGGACACACCTTGGTGGCATGGCACATGGTGGCCATGGCCATGCTGCGGTGACCATGAAGGCATCATTGGTGGCCATGAAGGCATCATTGGTGGCAGGGTACTTGGTGCCATGGGTACGTCATGGTGGCCATGAAGGCATCATTGGTGGCCATGAAGGCTTCATGGTGGCAGGGTGCTTGGTGGCCATGGGTACATCATGGTGGCCATGGAGGCATCACAATGGCAGGGCACATGGTGCCCATGGATGTACCATGGAGGCCATGGACATACCATGGTGGCAAGGTGCTTGGTGGCCACGGCCATGCCATGGTGGTACCTCCAGTCCTGAGGAAGCCCCCACAGCTGGTGCCCGCGCCCCTGCCTTGGctcatccccccccccacccggggGCAAGCGGGGCACTCACAGACGATGTCCAGGTAGACGGGCTCACTGGTGCGGTTGTTGACCTCGTTGCCCACGGTACAGACGTACCAGCCGGCGTGGCTACGGTTGGCGGGCGTCAGGCGCagctctgccccggccccccccagcccctcggggGACGCTGAggggcccccccggggctgctggtgctgccagGAGAAGCTCCGTGGCTCCGTCCCCTCCCTCACGGCGCAGGTCAGGGCCACCGTAGCCCCCTCGGCCACCGCCGCTGCCGTCGGCCGCACGAAGGGCTTGGAGACGGGCACTGGGGGCACCGAGCCGTGAGCGGCCCCCAAAGc harbors:
- the VSIG10L2 gene encoding V-set and immunoglobulin domain-containing protein 10-like 2 — protein: MERGRAPLPPRRGLWLLCLLPALAGGEQSPHTPETSPHPPGAWLAEARPTRRTSGPGQLLAAGEAAYEERAVTGVRGRTVELSCGPGGSAPPAVVFWSFAAGSGPPRAVAVGSGPEAAVAPGAGTLGRVTLRNGTLELRELRAAAQGRFLCQGLFPERGRLRVGYAAVLLRVLVPVSKPFVRPTAAAVAEGATVALTCAVREGTEPRSFSWQHQQPRGGPSASPEGLGGAGAELRLTPANRSHAGWYVCTVGNEVNNRTSEPVYLDIVYGPDQPAISVEPFSPEAGGFSAGEREDVVLTCLAPSNPPSRYVWLHNGSQVHTGPTYVLAAIARAQAGTYTCLAENTHLQTRTQATIVLTVYYPPAGSPSCSAVATGDLRDVALRCRWPGGFPPVRLRWVGPQDEEEEEEEEEGVMGTSFSVATSIQPGAATRNGSSFSCLASHPALPQGAACGTTLWVPAGGPSCAAAATKGDEFVMLRCRWEGGTPPVTLRWRDGGGRALGDPAPFAAILVLSANGTLGGRDFICAADHPLQAAGAECRLRLEVPELEAERSEVAVLEGGEARLACRRRGGGAYLGATVVWYDPEDREVTPGLAKYRLERGEEWVNLSIRDAEWPRDGGIYRCAAANAVGTASLPVRLRVDRYPAPPNVTISKLRYTRARTEVRLEWRTQGTGNLTGFVVQRRQAKKPSRRAPGPWETAAGDIEPHSRDRRLGGLDPAVIYAFRVLAVNHRTAGHPSEVQTPAEPPFEAYPAVTGAAVVGMLVATVASLLAMRCIARHRDTLPRLHDLLFRVAGPGAQEPIGTPEDTETTGSGEEGAAPRDAAAPGPAAEPLSAPPDPTDEPPVNVTVTTPATP